From one Paractinoplanes brasiliensis genomic stretch:
- a CDS encoding ribonucleoside-diphosphate reductase subunit alpha, which produces MAPMQVRKRNGDLETVDVNKIVKAVERWAADLGEVDPLRVATKTISGLYDGATTEELDKLSIQTAAELIGEEPQYSKLAARLLAAYVDKEVRLQQVASFSQSIRYAHQLGLIGDTTAQFVAAHARKLDDAVDVGGDLRFEYFGLRTVADRYLLRHPQSRDVVETPQYFLLRVACGLSRTPAEAIGFYRLMSSLAYLPSSPTLFNSGTRHTQMSSCFLVDSPRDELDSIYERYHQVAKLSKFSGGIGIAWSRVRGRGALIRGTNGRSNGIVPFLKTLDAGVAAVNQGGRRKGAACVYLEPWHPDVEEFLELRDNTGEESRRTHNLNLANWIPDEFMRRVEADGDWSLIDPSDAPELPDLFGTEFDLAYRAAEKKAVKTVKARDLYGRMMRTLAQTGNGWMTFKDRSNALSNQTGAPGNTIHLSNLCTEILEVNSDDETAVCNLGSINLGAHTTADGVDWPRLRETVRTAVHFLDRVIDINYYPSEQAERSNPRWRPVGLGLMGLQDAFFTLRLPFDSPAARELSTRVQEEIFLTALETSAGLAERFGPHPAYAETRAAQGQLHPELWGATPEQSDRWAALKIRVAATGLRNSLLVAIAPTATIASIAGCYECIEPQVSNLFKRETMSGEFLQINTYLVRELKARGLWTAAIREQIKRAEGSVQQIAELPDEVRELFRTAWELPQRALIDLAAARAPYIDQSQSLNLFLSAPTIGKLSSMYLYAWKAGLKTSYYLRSRPATRIQQATVSVVPAVAADEAVACSLENPESCEACQ; this is translated from the coding sequence ATGGCACCCATGCAGGTGCGTAAACGCAACGGCGACCTGGAAACGGTCGACGTCAACAAGATCGTCAAGGCGGTCGAGCGCTGGGCCGCCGACCTGGGCGAGGTCGACCCGCTGCGGGTCGCGACCAAGACGATCAGCGGGCTCTACGACGGCGCCACCACCGAGGAACTGGACAAGCTGTCGATCCAGACGGCGGCCGAGCTGATCGGTGAGGAGCCGCAGTACTCGAAGCTGGCCGCCCGGCTGCTGGCCGCGTACGTGGACAAGGAGGTTCGCCTGCAGCAGGTGGCGAGCTTCAGCCAGTCCATCCGGTACGCGCACCAGCTGGGCCTGATCGGGGACACGACCGCGCAGTTCGTGGCGGCTCACGCGCGCAAGCTCGACGACGCCGTGGACGTCGGCGGGGACCTGCGCTTCGAGTACTTCGGGCTGCGTACGGTGGCCGACCGTTACCTGCTGCGGCACCCGCAGTCGCGGGACGTGGTCGAGACGCCGCAGTACTTCCTGCTGCGCGTGGCATGCGGCCTGTCGCGCACCCCGGCCGAGGCGATCGGGTTCTACCGGCTGATGTCGTCGCTGGCGTATCTGCCCAGCTCGCCGACGCTGTTCAACTCGGGCACCCGGCACACGCAGATGTCGTCGTGCTTCCTGGTCGACTCGCCGCGCGACGAGCTGGACTCCATCTACGAGCGGTATCACCAGGTCGCGAAGCTGTCCAAGTTCTCCGGCGGCATCGGCATCGCCTGGTCGCGGGTGCGGGGCCGGGGCGCGTTGATCCGGGGCACGAACGGCCGCTCGAACGGCATCGTCCCGTTCCTCAAGACGCTCGACGCGGGGGTGGCCGCGGTCAACCAGGGCGGTCGTCGCAAGGGCGCGGCCTGCGTGTATCTCGAGCCGTGGCACCCGGACGTCGAGGAGTTCCTGGAGCTGCGCGACAACACCGGCGAGGAGTCGCGCCGCACCCACAACCTGAACCTGGCCAACTGGATCCCCGACGAGTTCATGCGCCGGGTCGAGGCCGACGGCGACTGGTCGCTGATCGACCCGTCCGACGCGCCGGAGCTGCCCGACCTGTTCGGCACGGAGTTCGATCTCGCGTATCGCGCCGCCGAGAAGAAGGCCGTCAAAACCGTCAAGGCCCGGGACCTGTACGGGCGGATGATGCGCACGCTCGCCCAGACCGGCAACGGATGGATGACGTTCAAGGACCGGTCGAACGCGCTCTCCAACCAGACCGGCGCGCCCGGCAACACCATTCACCTGTCCAACCTGTGCACCGAGATCCTCGAGGTGAACAGCGACGACGAGACCGCCGTGTGCAATCTCGGCTCGATCAACCTGGGCGCGCACACCACCGCCGACGGCGTCGACTGGCCACGGTTGCGCGAGACCGTGCGTACGGCCGTGCACTTCCTCGACCGGGTCATCGACATCAACTACTACCCGTCCGAGCAGGCCGAGAGGTCGAACCCGCGCTGGCGGCCGGTCGGGCTGGGGCTGATGGGCCTGCAGGACGCGTTCTTCACGCTGCGGCTGCCGTTCGACTCCCCCGCCGCGCGTGAGCTCTCCACCCGCGTACAGGAGGAGATCTTCCTGACCGCGCTGGAGACGTCGGCCGGTCTCGCCGAGCGTTTCGGACCCCACCCCGCGTACGCCGAGACACGCGCGGCTCAGGGGCAGCTGCACCCGGAGTTGTGGGGCGCCACGCCCGAGCAGTCCGACCGGTGGGCGGCGCTCAAGATCCGTGTCGCGGCGACCGGTCTGCGCAACTCGCTGCTCGTCGCGATCGCTCCCACGGCCACCATCGCCTCGATCGCCGGCTGTTACGAGTGCATCGAGCCGCAGGTGTCCAACCTGTTCAAGCGTGAAACCATGTCAGGCGAGTTCCTGCAGATCAACACCTATCTCGTACGGGAACTGAAGGCTCGCGGTCTGTGGACGGCCGCGATCCGCGAGCAGATCAAGCGGGCCGAGGGGTCCGTGCAGCAGATCGCCGAACTGCCCGACGAGGTGCGCGAGCTGTTCCGCACGGCGTGGGAGTTGCCGCAACGCGCGCTGATCGACCTGGCCGCGGCGCGGGCCCCCTACATCGACCAGTCGCAGTCGCTCAACCTGTTCCTGAGCGCGCCCACCATCGGCAAGCTCTCGTCGATGTACCTGTACGCGTGGAAGGCCGGGCTGAAGACGTCGTACTACCTTCGGTCGCGCCCGGCCACCCGCATCCAGCAGGCCACCGTCTCCGTCGTGCCCGCGGTCGCCGCCGACGAGGCCGTCGCCTGCTCCCTGGAAAACCCCGAGTCCTGTGAGGCCTGTCAGTGA